Within Micromonospora narathiwatensis, the genomic segment TCGTCGTCGGCGATGTGGTCGGGCAGCGGGACGACGACCTGTGCGGGGGCTGCGATTTCGCCGTCGGCGACGGCATGCTGAACAGCACCCAGGTCGGGGTAGCAGGGCAGATCCCAGCCGGGCACCGGGCCGCCGACCGTCACCCACCCCTGCATCGTGGCCGGAACGGCGGGCAGTGCGACCGGCACCCAGTCCAGCCGCCACACCTGTCCCCGTGCGGTGGCCTGCCCCGGCAGGTCGTCCACCGGCACCGGCCGGAACTCCACCCTCGCCACCGACAGCACCGGCGACCCGGTCCCGTCCACCACGACCAGCGAGCACCCGTCCGTACCGTCGCGGCGTAGCCGGACCCGAAGGTCGGTGGCTCCCGCCGCGTGCAGCCGTACGCCCGACCAGGCCATCGGCAGCGTCACCGTGCCCTTGCCAACGGTGCCGTCCGGCGTGACGAGCCGCAGCGCGGCGTCCAGCAGCGTCGGGTGCAGGACGTGACCGTCCGCGCCGTCGACGCGTACCTCTGCGGCGAACTCCCCGTCGCGCTGCCAGCCGGCGACCAGGCGGTCGACGCCCAGCTCCCAACCGTCCGCCGCCGCCCGGTCCCGCAACGCAACCAGGTCGACGGCGGCCCACCCCGGCGGCGGCCAGGCGGCCCGCGTGTCGCGGGCCGGCGCGTCCGACGAGGAGAGCAGGCCGGTGGCGTGCCGGCTCCAGACCACCTCTGCTTCGGCGCTGTCGTCCGTCGTCCCCACGTGGATCGTGATCGGCCGTCGGCCGGATTCGTCGGCGGCGGTCACGGTCACCTGGACCCGTACGTGTCCCCGCTGTGGCGGCGCCATCGGCTCCCGCACGGTCAGCTCGTCGACCTGGTCGCACCCCACCTGGTCCGCCGCGTGCAGCGCCAGGTCGAGCATGACGGTCGGCGGCAGCAGCACCGTGCCTCGCAGCCGGTACTCGGCGAGCCAGGTCTGCTCGCCGACGCCCAGTCGGCCGGTCAGCACGACGTCCGACGTACCGGCCAGTTCGAGGGCCGCCGGCAGGATCGGGTGCGGGCTGGGCCGGAGTCCGAGGTGGTGGGTGTCGGTGGCCGGGCTCGCGTTGAGCCAGTAGTGCCGCCGTTCGAAGGGGTAGGTCGGTGGGGTTGCGGGTGTCGTGGCTGCCGGGAGCAGGTGGGTCCAGGTGATGGGGTGGGTGGTGTGGGTGTGTAGGTGGGCGGTGTTGGTGAGGAGGGTGTGCCAGGGGTCGGTGTCGCGGCGGAGGGTGTGGCAGACGGTGGTCGACTGGGCGTCGATGGTGGCGGCGAGTAGGGGGTGTGGGCTGATTTCGATGAGGGTGTGGTGTCCGTCGGCGGCCAGTTGTTTGAGCGTCGGGTGGAAGTGGACGGGCTGCCGCAGGTTCTGCCACCAGTAGTCGGTGGTCAGTTCCGTGCCCTGGACGGTCCGCTGCCTGGTGCTGCTGTAGAACGCGATGTCGTTCGGCAGGGGGTTGGTGGTGACAGCGCGCAACTCGGATTCGAGCGGGTCGACGTGGGGGCAGTGGCTGGCGTAGCTGACCGGGATGATCCGTGCGGTCAGTCCGTGGTTGGTGAGTGCTGTGTGGGCGGCGTGGATGGCGGTTGTGGTGCCGGAGAGTACGCAGGTGGTGGGTGCGTTGTGGGCGGCGAGGTGGAGTTCGGCGGTGTGTTCGGGGACGAGTCGGGCCAGCAGGTCGGGTAGTTCTTCGGGGGTGGGGCCGGTGATGGCGAGCATGCCGCCGGTGCCTTCGATGGTGGTGAGTGCTTTTGCGCGGTGGGTGATGAGGTGGGTGGCCTGGTCGAGGGTGAGGATGCCGCTGGTGTGGGCGGCGGTGATTTCGCCTTGGGAGTGGCCGATGACTGCCTGCGGAGTGATGCCGTGGTGCTGCCACAGTGCGGTGAGTGCGGTGCTGATCGCGAACAAGAGCGGTTGGACGACGTCGACCCGGTCGAGGCTGGCTGCGGTGGGCCGTTGCAGGACGATGTCGAGTAGTGACCAGTCGACGTGTTCGCGTAGGGCGGTGTGGGTGGCCTGGATGCTGTGGCGGAAGACGGTGGAGGTGCGGTAGAGGGTGTGGGCCATGGTGGGCCATTGGCTGCCCTGTCCGGGGTAGATGAACGCGATTTTTCCGCTGTCGTGGGCTTCGCCGACGTTCAGGTTGTCGTGTTCGACGCCGTCGACCAGCGCGGTCAGTGCCTCGCGTATTTCGTTGGCGGTGCGGCCGAGGACGACGGCCCGGTGGGGGAATGAGGTACGCCCGGCGAGGGCGTGGGCGACGCCGACGAGGTCGAGGTCGTCCGTGTTGGTGGTCCAGTCGCGTAGGCGGCGGGCGTACTCCCGTAGGGCGGGCTCGGTTTTCGCGGACAGCAGCCAGGGCACCCACCCGCCACCGGGCAGGTCCGTCAGCCCCGCACCGTCCGACACGGGGATCGTCGTCGCGGCGTTTGATGATGTCGCACCGGGCACGGCCTCGTCTGCCGGGTTGCCGGCCTGCACGGCCGCCGTCTTCAAGACCGGCGCGACATCGGCCAGCGGCACCAGGTCGGCGACCGGCGAGGTCGGCGGCGGCGAGTCGGCGGCTGCCTCTTCGAGGATGACATGGGCGTTGGTGCCGCTGATGCCGAAGGAGGAGATGGCGGCCCGCCGGGGCAGCCCGTTCGGCTTCCACTCGACGGCCTTGTCGAGGAGGCGGACGTTGCCGGCGTCCCAGTCCACGTGCGGGGTGGGGGCGTCGATGTGCAGCGACCGGGGCAGCAGGTCGTGCTGGAGTGCGAGGACCATCTTGATGATGCCGGCGGCGCCGGCGGCTGCCTGGGTGTGGCCGATGTTCGACTTGATCGAGCCCAACCACAAGGGCTGGTCGTCGCGTCGGTCCTGTCCGTAGGTGGCGAGGAGTGCTTGGGCTTCGATGGGGTCGCCGAGGGTGGTGCCGGTGCCGTGGGCCTCGACGGCGTCGACGTCCGCCGGGTTCAGGCGGGCGTTGGCCAGGGCCTGGCGGATGACGCGTTCCTGGGACGGTCCGTTCGGGGCGGTGAGGCCGTTGCTGGCCCCGTCCTGGTTGACCGCCGAACCGCGAAGGACGGCCAGGACTTGGTGACCGCGCTCCCGCGCCGCTGACTGCCGTTCCAGCAGCAGCAGGCCGACGCCCTCGCCCCAGCCGGTGCCGTCGGCGGCGGCGGCGAACGGCTTGCACCGCCCGTCCGGTGCCAGGCCCCGCTGCCGGCTGAACTCGACCAGCACCGTGGGGGTCGCCATCACCGTGACCCCGCCGGCGAGGGCCAGGTCGCACTCCCCGTTGCGGATGGCCTGCGCCGCCAGGTGCATAGCCACCAGCGACGAAGAACAGGCGGTGTCCACGGTGACCGCCGGCCCCTCCAACCCCAGGGTGTACGCGATCCGACCCGAGGCGACGCTGCTGATGCTCCCGGTCAACAGGTGGCCCTCGAAACCCTCCGGCGCCCGCTGGATCCGCCCTCCGTAGTCGTCGTACATCACCCCTGTGAAGACGCCGGTCGAGGTGCCGCGCAGGCTGGTCGGGTCGACGCCGGCCCGCTCGACGCACTCCCACGCCGTCTCCAGGAGCAGCCGCTGCTGCGGATCCATCGCCGTCGCCTCACGCGGGCTGATCCCGAAGAACTCCGCGTCGAACCGGGCCGCCTCGTACAGGAAGCCGCCGTGCCGGGTGTACGTCGTCCCGGTGCGTTCCGGATCTGGGTCGTAGAGACCGGCCAGATCCCAGCCGCGGTCCTCCGGAAACCCGCCGATCGCGTCACCGTCGTTGACCACCAGTTCCCACAACTGCTCCGGGCTGCTCACCCCGCCCGGGTAGCGGCAGGCCATCCCCACGATCACCACCGGGTCGTCCAGCGGCGTCGCCGGCGTAGGCGCGACTGCCGTCCGCTCCACCCCTTCCGGTACGGCGGAGAGCCGGGCCAGCAGTTGACCGACCACCGCAGTGGGGGTGGGGTGGTCGAAGACCAGCGTGGCCGGCAGCCGCAGACCCGTCGCGGTGCTCAGCCGGTTCCTCAGCTCCACCGACACCAGCGAGTCGAACCCCAGCTCCTTGAAAGCCCGGTCCAGCGGTACGGCCGACGCGGCCGGCAGGGCGAGCACCGTGGCCACGGCGTTCCGCACCAGTTCGCGTACCGCCTCCTCGCGGGCCGGCTTCGGGAGGCCGGCGACCTGCTCCCGCCACCGGCCCGTGGACGCGGTGGTTTTGGTGGGTTGGGTGAGGTGGGTGGGGAGGTTGGTGGGGTTGAGGTGGGCGGTGATGGGGGTGGGGTTGGTGGTGGTGAGGGCGGTGTTGAGGAGGGTGAGGGCGTGGGGGGTGGTGAGGGGGGTGATGCCGGTGTTGTGGAGGCGTTGGAGGTCGGTGGTGTGGAGGTGGGCGGTGAGGGTGCTGGTGTGGGTCCAGTAGCCCCAGTTGAGGCTGGTGGCGGGTTGTTGGTGTTGGTGGCGGTGTTGGGCGAGGGCGTTTTGGAAGGTGTTGGCGGCGGCGTAGTTGGCTTGGCCGGGTGTGCCGAGGGTGGCGGCGATGGAGGAGTAGAGGAGGAAGTGGGTGAGGGGGTGGTGGTGGGTGAGGGTGTGGAGGTGCCAGGTGGCGTCGGTTTTGGGGTTGAGGGTGGTGTGGAGTTGGTGGGGGGTGAGGTTGGTGAGGGTGGCGTCGTGGAGGGTGCCTGCGGTGTGGATGACTGCGGTGAGGGGGTGGTTGGTGTGGTCGATGTGGTTGATGACGTTGTGGAGTTGGTTGCGGTTGGTGGTGTCGCAGGTGGTGATGGTGATGGTTGCGCCGAGGCTGGTGAGGTGGTGGATGAGGTGGGGGGTGTCGGGGTGGTGGGGGCCTTGTCGGCTGATGAGGTGGAGTTGTTTGACGTTGTGGTGGGCTATCAGGTGGTTGGCGGTGTGTTGGGCGAGGGTGCCGGTGCCGCCGGTGATGAGGGTGGTGCCGTTCGGGTCGAAGGGCTGAGCCGTCGGTGAGGTGGTGTCGGGTACCAGGTGAGCGGTGTGGGGGGTGCCGCCGCGAAGGGCCAGTTGTGGTTGAGGGCTGGCGACAGCGGCGGGCAGCGCGGCGGCGCTTTCGTCGGTGTGGTCGGTGTCGAGGAGGGTGATGCGGTCGGGGTGTTCGGTTTGGGCGGTGCGGACGAGTCCCCAGCAGGTGGCGGCGGGCAGGTTGGTGAGCTGGTCGTCTGCTCTGGTGCTGATCGCGCCGGTGGTGAGGACGGTCAGCCGGGCGCCGGTGAGGGCCGGCTGGGTGAGGAAGGCTTGCAGGGTGTGCAGGAGTTGTTCGGTGGTCTGGTGCACGGCCGCGGGCACGTCGACGTCGTCGTCGGCGATGTGGTCGGGCAGCGGGACGACGACCTGTGCGGGGGCTGCGATTTCGCCGTCGGCGACGGCATGCTGAACAGCACCCAGGTCGGGGTAGCAGGGCAGATCCCAGCCGGGCACCGGGCCGCCGACCGTCACCCACCCCTGCATCGTGGCCGGAACGGCGGGCAGTGCGACCGGCACCCAGTCCAGCCGCCACAGGCGACCGTCGTACGTCTGCCGGCTCGCGTCGAGCTGCGCCGCGGTGACCGACTGGAAGGCCAGCGAGTCCACCGAGAGGATCGTCTGCCCGGCGTGGTCGTGCACGGTGAGGCCGACCTCATGCCGCCCCCGCCAGCCGAGACTGACCCGCGCCGTGGTCGCCCTGGTGCCTCCTAGCCGGCGTACCCCGGACCAGGAGAAAGGCAGCCACAGTCGACCGGGTTCCCGGGCCACGATCGCGTCAACGGCCAGGTGCAGCGCCGCGTCCAGCAACGCCGGGTGGATGCCGTACCCGTCGGTGTCGCCGGCCTCGGGCAGCGCGACCTCGGCGTACAGGTCCTCGCCCGACCGCCAGGCCCGGCGTACGCCCTGGAACATCGGTCCGTAGTGGTAGCCGCTCGACGCGAGCCGCGTGTACAGGTCGTCGAGGTCGACCGGGGTGGCACCGGAGGGTGGCCAGGTCGCCGGTGGCACCGGCTCCGGCTCGCCCGTGCCGTTGTCGAGGACGGCGGTGGCGTGGTGGGTCCAGGTGACCTCAGCGGGCGCGTCGGAGAGCCGGGAGTGGACGGTCAGCTGCCGCCGGCCGCGCTCGTCCTGGGCGCCGATGGCGACCTGAAGGTCGGTCGGCTGCTCGCCGAGGCCGAGCGGGCTGTGCAGGGTGAGTTCGTCGAGGTGGTGGTGCCCGCTGGCCGCCCCGGTGTGCAACGCGATGTCCACGAACGCGGTCGCCGGCAGCAGACAGCCGGTGCCGACCGTGTGGTCGACCAGCCAGGAGTGGGTGCGGGTGGACAGTCGGGCGGTGTGCAGGTCCTCACCGTTGCCCGCGCTGGTGAGCGCGGCACCGAGGAGCGCGTGCCCGCTGGGCCGCAGTCCGAGGTGCTGCGTGTCCGCGACGGGAGGGGCCGTGAGCCAGTAGGACCGGTGGTGGAAGGGGTATGTGGGCGGGGTTGCGTGTGCCCTCGCGGCGGGCAGCAGGTGGGTCCAGGTGATGGGGTGGGTGGTGTGGGTGTGTAGGTGGGCGGTGTTGGTGAGGAGGGTGTGCCAGGGGTCGGTGTCGCGGCGGAGGGTGTGGCAGACGGTGGTCGACTCGGTGTCGATGGTGGCGGCGAGTAGGGGGTGGGGGCTGATCTCGATGAGGGTGTGGTGTCCGTCGGCGGCCAGTTGTTTGAGCGTCGGGTGGAAGTGGACGGGCTGCCGCAGGTTCTGCCACCAGTAGTCGGTGGTCAGCTCCGTGCCCTGGACGGTCCGCTGCCTGGTGCTGCTGTAGAACGCGATGTCGCTCGGCAGGGGGTTGGTGGTGACAGCGCGCAACTCGGATTCGAGCGGGTCGACGTGGGGGCAGTGGCTGGCGTAGCTGACCGGGATGATCCGCGCCGTTAGTCCGTGGTTGGTGAGTGCTGTGTGGGCGGCGTGGATGGCGGTTGTGGTGCCGGAGAGTACGCAGGTGGTGGGTGCGTTGTGGGCGGCGAGGTGGAGTTCGGCGGTGTGTTCGGGGACGAGTCGGGCCAGCAGGTCGGGTAGTTCTTCGGGGGTGGGGCCGGTGATGGCGAGCATGCCGCCGGTGCCTTCGATGGTGGTGAGTGCTTTTGCGCGGTGGGTGATGAGCCGGACCGCGTGGTCGAGGGTGAGGGTCCCGGTGGTGTGGGCGGCGGTGATTTCGCCTTGGCTGTGGCCGATGACGGCGTGGGGGTTGATGCCGTGGTGTCGCCAGAGTGCGGTGAGTGCGGTGGTGACGGCGTACAGGACGGGTTGGACGACGTCGACTCGGTCGAGGCTGGCTGCGGTGGGCCGTTGCAGGACGATGTCGAGTAGTGACCAGTCGACGTGTTCGCGTAGGGCGGTGTGGGTGGCCTGGATGCTGTGGCGGAAGACGGTGGAGGTGCGGTAGAGGGTGTGGGCCATGGTGGGCCATTGGCTGCCCTGTCCGGGGTAGATGAACGCGATTTTTCCGCTGTCGTGGGCTTCGCCGACGTTCAGGTTGTCGTGTTCGACGCCGTCGACCAGCGCGGTCAGTGCCTCGCGTATTTCGTTGGCGGTGCGGCCGAGGACGACGGCCCGGTGCGGGAAGGCTGACCGGTTGGCGAGGGCGTGGGCGACGCCGACGAGGTCGAGGTCGTCCGTGTCGGTGGTCCAGTCGCGTAGGCGGCGGGCGTACTCCCGTAGGGCGGGCTCGGTTTTCGCGGACAGCAGCCACGGCACCCAGCCGCCACCGGGCAGGTCGGTCACCTCGTCCGGCACGTCCACGACGGGTACGGCGACCGGGTCCGCCGGGGCCGGGAACTCCTCGATGATCAGGTGGGCGTTGGTGCCACTCACACCGAACGAGGAGACCCCCGCCCGACGAGGCCGCGGACCCGGCTGCCAGTCCACCGGCTGGTCGAGGAGGCGGACCTTCCCGGCGTCCCAGTTCACATGCGGGGTGGGCGCGTCGAGGTGCAGGGTGTGCGGCAGCCGGTGGTGCCGCAGGGCGAGGACCAGCTTGATCACGCCGGCCACCCCGGCGGCGGCCTGAGTGTGCCCGATGTTCGACTTGATCGACCCCAACCACAACGGCTGGTCGTCCCGCCGATCCTGCCCGTACGTGGCGAGCAGCGCCTCGGCCTCGATCGGGTCACCCAGGGTCGTGCCGGTGCCGTGCGCCTCGACCACGTCCACGTCGGCGGGGGTGAGGCGGGCATTGGCCAGGGCCTGCCGGATCACCCGTTCCTGCGACGGCCCGTTCGGCGCGGTCAGCCCGTTGCTCGCCCCGTCCTGGTTCACCGCCGAACCGCGGATGACGGCGAGGATCCGGTGGCCGCGCTCCCGCGCGACCGACAGCCGTTCCAGGAGCAGCAGGCCGACGCCCTCGCCCCAGCCGGTGCCGTCGGCGGCGGCGGCGAACGGCTTGCAGCGGCCGTCGGGGGCGAGCCCGCGTTGGCGGCTGAACTCCACGAGCATGCCCGGGGTGGCCATCACCGTGACGCCCCCGGCCAGGGCCAGGTCGCACTCGCCGTTGCGGATCGCCTGCGCCGCCAGGTGCATCGCCACCAGCGAGGACGAACACGCCGTGTCCACGGTGACCGCCGGGCCCGCCAACCCCAGCACGTACGCGATCCGTCCGGACGCCACACTCGGTGTGTTGCCGGTCAGCACGTACCCGCCGACGTCACCCGATGCCTCGTGCATCCGTGGGCCGTAGTCCTGCGGCATGGCGCCGACGAAGACGCCGATCCGCTCGCCGCGCAGGCCGGTCGGGTCGATGCCGGCCCGCTCGACGCTCTCCCACGCGGTCTCCAGCAGGAGCCGCTGCTGCGGGTCCATCGCCATCGCCTCACGCGGGCTGATCCCGAAGAACTCCGCGTCGAAGCCCGAGGCGTCCGTGAGGAACCCGCCCTCGCGGGCGTACGTGGCGCCGGGCGTGTTCGGGTCCGGGTCGTACAGGCCCGCCAGGTCCCAGCCCCGGTCGGTGGGCAGCGGCCCGATCGCGTCCCGGCCCTCCGCCAGCAACTCCCAGAGTTGCTCCGGCGTCGCGACCCCACCCGGGTACCGGCAGGCCATTCCCACGATCACCACCGGCTCGTCCAAAGGAACCGCCGGAGCGAGTGCCGACTCGGGCCCCGGGCCGCCGACCGCCAACCGGTGGACGAAGTCGACCAGCCGGTCCGGTGTCGGATGGTCGAAGGTGACCCCGGCCGGGAGGTCGAAGCCGGTCGCCGCCGCGAGATCGTTGCGGAAGCGCACCGCCATCAGCGAGTCGAAGCCCAGTTCCTTGAACGTGCGGGTCGGGTCGATGCCGCCGCTCGTCGTGTGGCCGAGAGTGAACGCGAGCCGGTCGAGCACCGTGTCGCGGACCAGCCGCCGCCGACCCGGTTCGTCGAGGGCGCGTACCCGGTCGCCCAGGGGCGGTATGTCGACCACGGCCTGGGCCGGCGTGTCCGAGCCGCCCGTCGTCCCGGGAACCGGTACGGGTGGCCGTGGCGCCCCGGCCGGCGTGCCCAGCCAGTGGTGCCGGCGCTGGAACGGGTAGCCCGGCAGGTGCGGCGGGTCGTACCGGGCGGTGTCGACCGGCCAGACGTGACCGGCGTCCACGGTGTGCACCGTCGCGACGGCGGTCCGCCACGTACGATCCGCGGGCTGATCCGGGTGCAGGACGTGCGTCGCGGTGACCGTGCCCGGCAAGGTCTGGACGTGCAGGGTGGTGAGCGTCCCGTCCGGCCCGAGTTCGACAAACGTCTGCACGCCGTGCTGGTCGTGCAGCGTGGTGATGCCGTCGGCGTAGTGGACGGGGGCGAGGACGTGTTCCACCCAGTAGTCGGGGTCGGTCAACTGTTCGGTGGTGGCGAGTTGTCCGGTGACGTTGCTGACGACGGGCAGGGTGGGCGCCTGGTAGGTGAGGTTGGCGGCGACGGTGCGGAACTCGTCGGTGATGGCGGCCATGTGCGGTGAGTGGAAGGCGTGGCTGACCTGGAGCGCGGTCGCCTTGCGCCCCTGCTCCCGCCACCGGGCGGCCAACGTGTGACAGGTGTCGTGGTCGCCGCTGATGACGGCGGTGTGCGGGGTGTTGATCGCGGCGATGGTCACTCCGGCCTGGCCCACGACGAGGGTTTCGGCCTCGTCCCGGGTGGCCTGGAGGGCGATCATGGCGCCGGGGGTGGTGACGCTGTTCATCAACCGGGCTCGGGTGGCCACGAGCAGAGCGGCGTCGGTGAGGGTCAACACCCCGGCGAGGTGGGC encodes:
- a CDS encoding type I polyketide synthase is translated as MTGPDATAPEGTGRPYPVAVVGLACRLPGAADPGAFWRLLSAGTSALGEVPPDRWSGPVDGGTVRQGGFLDDISGFDADFFGISPREAAAMDPQQRLVLELAWEAIEDAGTTPAALAGTPAGVFVGAIWDDYAHLTYRGGTELITPHTVTGLHRSILANRISYLFDLHGPSLAVDTGQSSSLVAVHLACESLRNGESTTALAGGVNLAVLAESAIGAERFGGLSPDGRCFTFDARANGYARGEGAALVLLKPLADAVDAGDRIYCVIDGSAVSNDGATDGLTVPGRQGQEQVLATAYRRAGVDPAEVQYVELHGTGTRVGDPVEAAALGAVLGRRCGAAGPLLVGSAKTNIGHLEAAAGVVGLVKLALCVRHRKLPPSLNFASPNPDIPLEDLGLRVHRELTDWPSPDRPLRGGVSSFGMGGTNCHVVVRDAPARDTVEAAGDDGSSWVLSARTEPALHAYARRLGSWLTGQDDVVPTTVGAALARRTRFPHRAVVTAAGRDEFAAALDALAGGRPHPLAVTGVAADARGTAFCFTGQGSQYAGMGADLYAGDPVYREAFDQACEALNPHLEHRLQDVVFAEPGTDLAALLDTTAYTQPALFALHVALHRVATRTWGLRADHLTGHSLGEISAAHLAGVLTLTDAALLVATRARLMNSVTTPGAMIALQATRDEAETLVVGQAGVTIAAINTPHTAVISGDHDTCHTLAARWREQGRKATALQVSHAFHSPHMAAITDEFRTVAANLTYQAPTLPVVSNVTGQLATTEQLTDPDYWVEHVLAPVHYADGITTLHDQHGVQTFVELGPDGTLTTLHVQTLPGTVTATHVLHPDQPADRTWRTAVATVHTVDAGHVWPVDTARYDPPHLPGYPFQRRHHWLGTPAGAPRPPVPVPGTTGGSDTPAQAVVDIPPLGDRVRALDEPGRRRLVRDTVLDRLAFTLGHTTSGGIDPTRTFKELGFDSLMAVRFRNDLAAATGFDLPAGVTFDHPTPDRLVDFVHRLAVGGPGPESALAPAVPLDEPVVIVGMACRYPGGVATPEQLWELLAEGRDAIGPLPTDRGWDLAGLYDPDPNTPGATYAREGGFLTDASGFDAEFFGISPREAMAMDPQQRLLLETAWESVERAGIDPTGLRGERIGVFVGAMPQDYGPRMHEASGDVGGYVLTGNTPSVASGRIAYVLGLAGPAVTVDTACSSSLVAMHLAAQAIRNGECDLALAGGVTVMATPGMLVEFSRQRGLAPDGRCKPFAAAADGTGWGEGVGLLLLERLSVARERGHRILAVIRGSAVNQDGASNGLTAPNGPSQERVIRQALANARLTPADVDVVEAHGTGTTLGDPIEAEALLATYGQDRRDDQPLWLGSIKSNIGHTQAAAGVAGVIKLVLALRHHRLPHTLHLDAPTPHVNWDAGKVRLLDQPVDWQPGPRPRRAGVSSFGVSGTNAHLIIEEFPAPADPVAVPVVDVPDEVTDLPGGGWVPWLLSAKTEPALREYARRLRDWTTDTDDLDLVGVAHALANRSAFPHRAVVLGRTANEIREALTALVDGVEHDNLNVGEAHDSGKIAFIYPGQGSQWPTMAHTLYRTSTVFRHSIQATHTALREHVDWSLLDIVLQRPTAASLDRVDVVQPVLYAVTTALTALWRHHGINPHAVIGHSQGEITAAHTTGTLTLDHAVRLITHRAKALTTIEGTGGMLAITGPTPEELPDLLARLVPEHTAELHLAAHNAPTTCVLSGTTTAIHAAHTALTNHGLTARIIPVSYASHCPHVDPLESELRAVTTNPLPSDIAFYSSTRQRTVQGTELTTDYWWQNLRQPVHFHPTLKQLAADGHHTLIEISPHPLLAATIDTESTTVCHTLRRDTDPWHTLLTNTAHLHTHTTHPITWTHLLPAARAHATPPTYPFHHRSYWLTAPPVADTQHLGLRPSGHALLGAALTSAGNGEDLHTARLSTRTHSWLVDHTVGTGCLLPATAFVDIALHTGAASGHHHLDELTLHSPLGLGEQPTDLQVAIGAQDERGRRQLTVHSRLSDAPAEVTWTHHATAVLDNGTGEPEPVPPATWPPSGATPVDLDDLYTRLASSGYHYGPMFQGVRRAWRSGEDLYAEVALPEAGDTDGYGIHPALLDAALHLAVDAIVAREPGRLWLPFSWSGVRRLGGTRATTARVSLGWRGRHEVGLTVHDHAGQTILSVDSLAFQSVTAAQLDASRQTYDGRLWRLDWVPVALPAVPATMQGWVTVGGPVPGWDLPCYPDLGAVQHAVADGEIAAPAQVVVPLPDHIADDDVDVPAAVHQTTEQLLHTLQAFLTQPALTGARLTVLTTGAISTRADDQLTNLPAATCWGLVRTAQTEHPDRITLLDTDHTDESAAALPAAVASPQPQLALRGGTPHTAHLVPDTTSPTAQPFDPNGTTLITGGTGTLAQHTANHLIAHHNVKQLHLISRQGPHHPDTPHLIHHLTSLGATITITTCDTTNRNQLHNVINHIDHTNHPLTAVIHTAGTLHDATLTNLTPHQLHTTLNPKTDATWHLHTLTHHHPLTHFLLYSSIAATLGTPGQANYAAANTFQNALAQHRHQHQQPATSLNWGYWTHTSTLTAHLHTTDLQRLHNTGITPLTTPHALTLLNTALTTTNPTPITAHLNPTNLPTHLTQPTKTTASTGRWREQVAGLPKPAREEAVRELVRNAVATVLALPAASAVPLDRAFKELGFDSLVSVELRNRLSTATGLRLPATLVFDHPTPTAVVGQLLARLSAVPEGVERTAVAPTPATPLDDPVVIVGMACRYPGGVSSPEQLWELVVNDGDAIGGFPEDRGWDLAGLYDPDPERTGTTYTRHGGFLYEAARFDAEFFGISPREATAMDPQQRLLLETAWECVERAGVDPTSLRGTSTGVFTGVMYDDYGGRIQRAPEGFEGHLLTGSISSVASGRIAYTLGLEGPAVTVDTACSSSLVAMHLAAQAIRNGECDLALAGGVTVMATPTVLVEFSRQRGLAPDGRCKPFAAAADGTGWGEGVGLLLLERQSAARERGHQVLAVLRGSAVNQDGASNGLTAPNGPSQERVIRQALANARLNPADVDAVEAHGTGTTLGDPIEAQALLATYGQDRRDDQPLWLGSIKSNIGHTQAAAGAAGIIKMVLALQHDLLPRSLHIDAPTPHVDWDAGNVRLLDKAVEWKPNGLPRRAAISSFGISGTNAHVILEEAAADSPPPTSPVADLVPLADVAPVLKTAAVQAGNPADEAVPGATSSNAATTIPVSDGAGLTDLPGGGWVPWLLSAKTEPALREYARRLRDWTTNTDDLDLVGVAHALAGRTSFPHRAVVLGRTANEIREALTALVDGVEHDNLNVGEAHDSGKIAFIYPGQGSQWPTMAHTLYRTSTVFRHSIQATHTALREHVDWSLLDIVLQRPTAASLDRVDVVQPLLFAISTALTALWQHHGITPQAVIGHSQGEITAAHTSGILTLDQATHLITHRAKALTTIEGTGGMLAITGPTPEELPDLLARLVPEHTAELHLAAHNAPTTCVLSGTTTAIHAAHTALTNHGLTARIIPVSYASHCPHVDPLESELRAVTTNPLPNDIAFYSSTRQRTVQGTELTTDYWWQNLRQPVHFHPTLKQLAADGHHTLIEISPHPLLAATIDAQSTTVCHTLRRDTDPWHTLLTNTAHLHTHTTHPITWTHLLPAATTPATPPTYPFERRHYWLNASPATDTHHLGLRPSPHPILPAALELAGTSDVVLTGRLGVGEQTWLAEYRLRGTVLLPPTVMLDLALHAADQVGCDQVDELTVREPMAPPQRGHVRVQVTVTAADESGRRPITIHVGTTDDSAEAEVVWSRHATGLLSSSDAPARDTRAAWPPPGWAAVDLVALRDRAAADGWELGVDRLVAGWQRDGEFAAEVRVDGADGHVLHPTLLDAALRLVTPDGTVGKGTVTLPMAWSGVRLHAAGATDLRVRLRRDGTDGCSLVVVDGTGSPVLSVARVEFRPVPVDDLPGQATARGQVWRLDWVPVALPAVPATMQGWVTVGGPVPGWDLPCYPDLGAVQHAVADGEIAAPAQVVVPLPDHIADDDVDVPAAVHQTTEQLLHTLQAFLTQPALTGARLTVLTTGAISTRADDQLTNLPAATCWGLVRTAQTEHPDRITLLDTDHTPRSLNALAAAVTSGHPQLALRTGTPHAAHLTPDTPSPRSHPGAAAEPTPRPFDPNGTTLITGGTGTLAQHTANHLIAHHNVKQLHLISRQGPHHPDTPHLIHHLTSLGATITITTCDTTNRNQLHNVINHIDHTNHPLTAVIHTAGTLHDATLTNLTPHQLHTTLNPKTDATWHLHTLTHHHPLTHFLLYSSIAATLGTPGQANYAAANTFQNALAQHRHQHQQPATSLNWGYWTHTSTLTAHLHTTDLQRLHNTGITPLTTPHALTLLNTALTTTNPTPITAHLNPTNLPTHLTQPTKTTAAATTQWAPLLRDQDGTEQQRTLTELIRGQLAKALGHADTARIGENRGFLELGLNSLTALEFRNQLSRLTGLPLPATVVFDHPTPVALAAYLRDQLTPRQPDPAELALAELDRLETAVRALNGDASDGRDALVTRLQGLLHQLTGVQPGPTLAGDILSATPEELFHLLDQDLDVELTQLDLTGEVATDGE